A window of Selenomonas ruminantium subsp. lactilytica TAM6421 contains these coding sequences:
- a CDS encoding gluconate 5-dehydrogenase, protein MDMEYLKQFSLEGKVALVTGAAYGIGFAIAKAYAKAGARIAFNCRGEKHMQEAMAAYQAEGIEAKGYYCDVTKEDEVQKMVADIEKELGTIDILVNNAGIIKRIPMLEMSAEEFRQVVDIDLNAPFIVAKAVIPGMLKKGHGKIINICSMMSELGRETVSAYAAAKGGLKMLTRNICAEYGHANIQCNGIGPGYIATPQTAPLRTPGHPFNEFILAKTPANRWGTTEDLEGPAVFLASDASNFVNGHILYVDGGILAYIGKQP, encoded by the coding sequence ATGGATATGGAATACCTGAAACAATTCTCATTGGAAGGCAAGGTGGCACTCGTTACTGGCGCGGCTTATGGCATCGGCTTCGCCATTGCCAAGGCCTATGCCAAAGCTGGAGCCAGGATCGCCTTCAACTGCCGCGGTGAGAAGCATATGCAGGAAGCAATGGCCGCTTATCAGGCTGAAGGCATCGAAGCCAAGGGCTATTACTGCGACGTGACCAAGGAAGATGAAGTGCAGAAGATGGTCGCCGATATCGAAAAAGAACTGGGCACCATCGATATCCTCGTGAATAATGCCGGCATCATCAAGCGCATTCCCATGCTGGAAATGTCGGCCGAAGAATTCCGGCAGGTGGTGGATATCGACCTCAATGCGCCGTTCATCGTAGCCAAAGCCGTGATTCCGGGCATGCTGAAAAAAGGACATGGCAAGATCATCAACATCTGCTCCATGATGAGTGAACTGGGGCGGGAGACGGTATCGGCTTATGCGGCCGCCAAGGGCGGACTCAAGATGCTGACGCGCAATATCTGCGCGGAATATGGCCATGCCAATATCCAGTGCAACGGCATTGGCCCTGGCTATATCGCTACGCCGCAGACAGCTCCCCTGCGCACGCCGGGGCATCCCTTCAACGAGTTCATCCTGGCCAAGACACCAGCTAACCGCTGGGGAACCACGGAAGACCTGGAAGGCCCGGCAGTATTCTTAGCCTCTGATGCCTCAAACTTTGTCAACGGACATATCCTCTATGTGGATGGGGGAATACTGGCCTATATCGGCAAACAGCCCTGA
- a CDS encoding FAD-dependent oxidoreductase — MAVHVINEARRCLQCKKPLCQLQGCPIGTNIPEMIRLFLAGQGNEAAEMLFANNPMSIICSLVCDHEKQCEGHCIQGRKGSAVQISSIEHYISNGFFEKLQLEKQPPKGQRIAVIGSGPAGLVVAVVMAQKGYDVTIFERKSHIGGMMRYGIPDFRLPRTILSRYKEKLRLLGIHIRPHTTIGGALHLDDLISDGYQAIFIGTGTWRARRLGVPGESLGNVHYAIDYLQNPGAYALGERVAVIGAGNSAMDAARTALRQGSRFVTIYARSNHVTASQRELDYAIADGAEIIYGMAVEKITEQGPVFVKREFSEVGELLSQGLAELAPADSTIIAVSQRPKDKLVSTTSGLDVNDKGLVEVDEHGQTTRPGIFSAGDVVTGPWNVVEAAKAAKEVAEQMDAYLQSL; from the coding sequence ATGGCAGTTCATGTAATCAACGAAGCGAGGCGTTGCTTGCAATGCAAGAAGCCGCTGTGTCAGCTGCAAGGCTGTCCCATCGGCACCAATATCCCAGAAATGATCCGGCTGTTCCTGGCCGGTCAGGGAAATGAGGCCGCGGAGATGTTATTTGCCAACAATCCCATGAGCATTATCTGCTCGTTGGTCTGTGACCATGAAAAACAATGCGAAGGTCATTGTATTCAAGGGCGCAAGGGCAGTGCGGTACAGATTTCCAGTATTGAGCATTATATCTCCAATGGCTTTTTTGAGAAGCTGCAGCTGGAAAAGCAGCCGCCCAAAGGCCAGCGGATAGCGGTGATTGGCAGCGGCCCGGCCGGGCTTGTGGTGGCGGTGGTGATGGCGCAGAAGGGCTATGATGTGACCATCTTTGAGCGCAAGAGCCATATTGGCGGCATGATGCGCTATGGGATTCCGGACTTCCGTCTGCCCCGCACGATCCTGAGCCGCTATAAAGAGAAGCTGCGCCTGCTGGGCATCCATATCCGGCCCCATACCACCATTGGCGGTGCCCTGCATCTGGATGATCTGATCAGCGATGGTTATCAGGCAATCTTCATCGGCACGGGCACCTGGCGGGCACGGCGCTTGGGGGTACCAGGGGAGAGTCTGGGCAATGTCCACTATGCGATTGACTATCTGCAGAATCCCGGCGCCTATGCGTTAGGCGAGCGGGTGGCTGTGATCGGTGCCGGCAACTCGGCCATGGATGCGGCCCGTACGGCCTTGCGCCAGGGCAGCCGCTTCGTTACCATCTATGCCCGCAGCAATCATGTCACGGCCAGTCAGCGGGAACTGGATTATGCCATCGCTGATGGTGCGGAGATAATCTATGGCATGGCAGTGGAGAAGATTACAGAACAGGGCCCTGTTTTTGTCAAACGGGAATTTTCCGAGGTCGGTGAATTGCTCAGCCAGGGGCTGGCGGAACTGGCTCCGGCTGACAGTACGATCATCGCCGTCAGTCAGCGTCCCAAGGACAAGCTGGTGAGCACCACATCTGGACTCGATGTGAATGACAAGGGCTTGGTGGAAGTTGATGAACATGGACAGACCACCCGCCCGGGAATATTCTCCGCCGGTGATGTGGTCACCGGCCC